In the genome of Gammaproteobacteria bacterium, the window ACGTAAGGGAAGGTGGAACAAGACGTCGGTCAATGTATGAATTGCCAACCGTTGCAGTGCCTCTGCTTTTTTCGGACCAACACCTGACAAAGTGCTTACCGCAGCGCTAAGCGCAGTCACTATAATGTTGCCTCTTTATTCAGTAGCCTGTTGAGCAGGATGCTCAATACGTAATATGGCGTCCATCTCAACACTCGCATCTTTCGGCAAGGCGGTCACGCCAATTGCAGCGCGAGCTGGATAAGGCTGATGAAAGTAGCGTGCCATCACTTCATTGACTATCGGAAAGTGCGACAAATCTGTAAGAAAAACATTGAGCTTAACCACATCAGAAAAATCACCACCCGCAGCCTGAGCAACCGCTTTGAGATTTTCAAATACTCTGGTAATTTGCGCTTCGATATCTCCTTCCACCATCAACATAGTTTCTG includes:
- a CDS encoding RidA family protein — encoded protein: MQRQIIATDKAPAAIGTYSQAVRVGDEVYLSGQIPLVPETMLMVEGDIEAQITRVFENLKAVAQAAGGDFSDVVKLNVFLTDLSHFPIVNEVMARYFHQPYPARAAIGVTALPKDASVEMDAILRIEHPAQQATE